The genomic stretch ATGCTGCCATCGGTGCGGCCTGCCTTAGTGACCCTAGCAATTTTTGTATTTATTGGCTCTTGGAGCGATTTTCTCTGGCCGCTGATCGTTCTCGATCGCCCAGAGTACTACACTCTACCGTTGGGAGTCGCAAAACTCGCAGGTGCATTCTCCCTGGATTGGCGACTGATCGCTGCAGGCTCGGTCATTTCGATCGCGCCTATTCTGCTGCTGTTCACCGTGATGCAGCGCTATATCGTACCGACCGATGCAGGCAGCGGTGTGAAAGGCTAGAAAAAACAACAGGGTGACCATTGCGATCGCAAAATCACCCTGCTGCACGGGCGTGTTCAGGACACTTTGAAATACTGATTTTTCATGAACCATTCAATAACCATCCGCCATTCACGTCTCAAATGGTCGTGAATACGGGAGAAGCCCACCGCTCAGTTCATGGGATACAGGAGAGCAACCTAGATAGCGTACTGTCGCCAAACACCAACGAGAGCGCCCTGCACATGAACCATATCCGCCGATACCTGAATAGGGTCATAGGCAGAGTTCGCGGCTTTTAGGGTGACGTGTTCCCCATCACGATAGAAATACTTGAGGGTATTGCCCTGTCCATCCACGCGAGCAGCAACAATCGTACCGTTTTTGAGGCGATCCGGTTCCTGTACCGGGCGCACAATTACAATGTCACCATCGCCAATCATGGCATCGATCATGCTGTCCCCGGTGACGCGGAGGGCATAGTCGTTGGGCTTCAACTGAACGCCGGTCATTTCAAGTCGCTCGATATCCGCCTCATCGGTAACGGGATCGATGAGACCCCCTGCGGCAATCTCACCCTTGATGGGCACGCCTTGGTTAATCGAGTTGAGAATTCGAATGGTGCGAGCTTTGCCCTCGGTCCATTCGATGTATCCCTTATTGCGTAAATGCTCTAAACGACTCTGGATCGGCGCAGGCGATTTTAGCCCCATCGCCCGCATCATTTGACGGATAGAGGGGGAATGCTGATTCACGCGGATATACTCAACGAGCCAGTCGTAGAGCTGCTGCTGCACATTGGTAAGAGGTTCCATAACTCACCTGAACACACTGAATGTAACGATAGAACGGACGTACCATACATTCATATGTACCACTAAAGCTTGGTAAATGTCTAGCATTTGCATAATTTTTATCAAAATGAGGAGCGATCGCCCCTCCCTCTCATCACGGTTGTGTGACATTGCCTAAGACTAGTTTTGAGTTTTGAGTTGCAAATGCGTTGCACCATCAGGGATTTCAGCCTTTCATCTATAGCTGGAATTTTTGAAATGGGTATTAGCGCGTTTGCGCTCGCTGAACCTGTTCCCGCTCGATTGCTTCAAACAAGGCCTGAAAATTGCCCTCACCAAACCCGTTGGCATGGCGATCGCCCTGGGCGGTGGCAGTGCAGCGCTGAATCACTTCAAAGAAAAACGTCGGTTCTCCAAAGATGGGCTGAGTGAACGTTTGCCAAAAAATAGCATCCGGCTCTGCGGCTTGCCAATCCACTAAAATTTCGGCTTGGGCGATCGCCCGTAGCTGCTGAGGTGAGAGTTTGCAGTCCCTGCGTTGCTGTAGCTGCTCGTAATAGCTGGCAGGCACAGGTAAGAATGCTAAACCTTGTTGCCGAAAGCTGGCGATCGCATCCAGAATGTCCAGTGTTTCCAGCGCAATATGCTGTACGCCTGCCCCTCGATGGGTATCCAAAAACTCTTGAATCTGCGACGAGGGGGACGTGGGTTCGTTGATGGGGAGTTGGGCAGAACCACTGGGATGGACGAGGACTTGGCTGATCAGTCCAGAGTAGGGGGTTTGAATAGTGAACGACTGCTGCCGCTGAAATCCGAACCAGTCTTCG from Synechococcales cyanobacterium T60_A2020_003 encodes the following:
- the lexA gene encoding repressor LexA: MEPLTNVQQQLYDWLVEYIRVNQHSPSIRQMMRAMGLKSPAPIQSRLEHLRNKGYIEWTEGKARTIRILNSINQGVPIKGEIAAGGLIDPVTDEADIERLEMTGVQLKPNDYALRVTGDSMIDAMIGDGDIVIVRPVQEPDRLKNGTIVAARVDGQGNTLKYFYRDGEHVTLKAANSAYDPIQVSADMVHVQGALVGVWRQYAI
- the hppD gene encoding 4-hydroxyphenylpyruvate dioxygenase produces the protein MNIDHIQFCVDDALVWADRFARWFQLQIPWDGTVDHTQIAVVCGDAVCLVLVTPLSDRSPFADYRRQHPMGVVDVAFQVQDLDAAIAHAQAHGAQLRYPLQTHTSAAGQLRWVQYQGWGDLRHTLVERRGVTPLCPLTVGVGAGFPIGWASPAPRQSPISAIDHVVLNVAQGDLNRAIAQYEDWFGFQRQQSFTIQTPYSGLISQVLVHPSGSAQLPINEPTSPSSQIQEFLDTHRGAGVQHIALETLDILDAIASFRQQGLAFLPVPASYYEQLQQRRDCKLSPQQLRAIAQAEILVDWQAAEPDAIFWQTFTQPIFGEPTFFFEVIQRCTATAQGDRHANGFGEGNFQALFEAIEREQVQRAQTR